One window of Campylobacter avium LMG 24591 genomic DNA carries:
- a CDS encoding DUF2393 family protein has protein sequence MLLNAFHITVIVIAILNFSLISLVIFLKVKNLQASIACYCINFFATLIISYSLFITIDEHTIRAEVSDVSFTRNLRTETVLVRGRVTNLTKYPIQKCYLKLSIVNKVGASDDVFKQNQVRNTQNQQNSVHYNLLISDTLEGHTYKDFDVRIPFPPGFTRAEFYHTTHCI, from the coding sequence ATGCTCTTAAATGCTTTTCACATCACGGTTATAGTTATTGCTATCTTAAATTTTTCCCTGATTTCCCTTGTGATTTTTTTAAAGGTTAAAAATTTACAAGCTAGTATCGCGTGTTACTGTATAAATTTTTTCGCAACTCTTATCATTTCTTATTCTTTGTTTATAACTATAGATGAGCATACTATCAGGGCTGAGGTGAGCGATGTTAGCTTTACTAGGAATTTACGCACAGAAACTGTTTTGGTTAGGGGAAGGGTTACGAATTTAACAAAATACCCTATCCAAAAATGCTACCTAAAACTTAGCATAGTAAATAAAGTAGGCGCCTCAGACGATGTTTTTAAGCAAAATCAGGTAAGAAATACCCAAAACCAACAAAACAGCGTTCATTATAATCTTTTAATCTCAGACACACTTGAGGGGCACACATACAAGGACTTTGATGTGCGTATCCCTTTTCCTCCAGGTTTTACCAGGGCTGAATTTTATCACACCACGCACTGTATTTAG
- a CDS encoding prohibitin family protein, with protein MPADLNDYFKKKSNSNNENKSSFNFKAPNINFKGFGKASGFIYAAIIIILVLVLIRPFAIVNEGEMGIKVTTGSYDPEPLKSGLHFFVPIFQKIIIVDTRQRQMTYTSSDSASSFAVNSGIVDKASISVLDSRGLTVLVNITVKYSLNPTEVPRTIAMWNLNWENKIIDPTVRDVVQSVIGKYTAEELPANRNAIASQINEGITKTISSLQNNPVHLQDVHLREIILPPSVKEQIEKVQIARQEAERATQEAIRRATLAEGEANATIISAKGKADAARIEADAQAYANKEVANSLNTPLLNLRQIEVQGKFNEALKANTDAKIFLTPGGAVPNIWVDTKDAKKQSSTGAN; from the coding sequence ATGCCAGCGGATTTAAATGATTATTTTAAGAAAAAATCAAATTCTAACAATGAAAATAAATCAAGCTTTAATTTCAAAGCACCAAATATAAATTTCAAGGGCTTTGGCAAGGCAAGTGGCTTTATTTACGCAGCTATAATTATAATATTAGTCTTGGTTTTAATACGACCCTTTGCCATAGTAAATGAAGGAGAAATGGGTATAAAAGTAACTACAGGTAGTTATGATCCTGAGCCTTTAAAATCAGGCTTACACTTTTTTGTGCCTATCTTTCAAAAAATCATCATAGTAGATACTAGACAAAGACAGATGACTTACACTTCTTCGGATTCTGCTTCTAGCTTTGCGGTAAATTCAGGTATAGTAGATAAGGCAAGTATCTCGGTGCTTGATTCAAGAGGCTTAACCGTGCTTGTAAATATCACAGTAAAATATAGCTTAAATCCTACCGAGGTGCCAAGGACTATAGCTATGTGGAATTTAAACTGGGAAAATAAGATAATAGACCCAACCGTAAGAGATGTGGTACAAAGCGTTATAGGTAAATACACAGCTGAGGAATTACCAGCAAATCGTAATGCCATAGCCTCACAGATAAATGAGGGCATAACAAAAACCATCTCTTCTTTGCAAAACAATCCCGTGCATTTGCAAGATGTGCATTTAAGAGAGATAATCTTACCTCCTAGCGTAAAAGAACAGATAGAAAAGGTGCAAATAGCCAGACAAGAAGCAGAAAGAGCAACTCAAGAAGCCATAAGAAGAGCCACCCTAGCAGAGGGTGAGGCAAACGCAACTATAATCAGTGCAAAAGGTAAGGCTGATGCAGCTAGGATAGAGGCTGACGCACAAGCTTATGCAAACAAAGAGGTAGCAAACAGCCTTAACACTCCTTTGCTAAATTTAAGACAGATAGAAGTTCAAGGCAAATTTAACGAAGCCTTAAAAGCAAACACAGACGCTAAGATTTTCTTAACTCCGGGCGGGGCTGTGCCTAATATATGGGTGGATACAAAGGATGCTAAAAAACAAAGCTCTACGGGAGCGAATTAA
- the recA gene encoding recombinase RecA encodes MDENKKKSLEAALKSLDKTFGKGTILRLGDKEVEHIDSISTGSVGLDLALGIGGVPKGRIIEIYGPESSGKTTLTLHIIAECQKAGGVCAFIDAEHALDTRYAKNLGVDTDNLYISQPDFGEQALEIVETIARSGAIDLIVVDSVAALTPKAEIDGDMGDQHVGLQARLMSQALRKLTGIVHKMNTTVIFINQIRMKIGAMGYGTPETTTGGNALKFYSSVRLDVRRVATLKQNEESIGNRVKVKIAKNKVAPPFKQAEFDVMFGEGISKEGEIVDYGVKLDIIDKSGAWFSYKAKKLGQGRENAKAFLKENKDIADEIVAAIKNSIGIEGALSTDENDNEEE; translated from the coding sequence ATGGATGAAAATAAGAAAAAATCCCTAGAAGCAGCATTAAAAAGTCTTGATAAAACCTTTGGAAAAGGCACTATTTTAAGGCTTGGAGATAAAGAAGTTGAACATATAGATTCAATCAGCACAGGCTCGGTAGGACTTGATCTAGCACTTGGAATAGGCGGGGTGCCAAAGGGAAGGATAATTGAAATTTACGGACCTGAAAGCTCTGGAAAAACAACACTTACCCTACACATAATAGCAGAATGTCAAAAAGCGGGCGGAGTTTGTGCTTTCATAGACGCAGAACACGCACTTGATACAAGATATGCTAAAAATTTAGGAGTGGATACAGATAATCTTTACATCTCTCAACCAGACTTTGGCGAGCAAGCCTTAGAGATAGTAGAAACCATAGCTAGAAGCGGTGCAATTGATTTAATAGTAGTAGATAGCGTAGCAGCACTCACTCCAAAGGCTGAGATTGACGGAGATATGGGCGATCAACATGTTGGACTTCAAGCAAGACTTATGTCTCAAGCCCTAAGAAAGCTAACGGGCATAGTGCATAAGATGAATACAACCGTGATTTTTATAAATCAAATTCGTATGAAAATAGGTGCTATGGGTTATGGCACACCAGAAACCACAACAGGAGGAAATGCCCTTAAATTCTACTCCTCCGTAAGACTTGATGTAAGAAGGGTAGCCACACTAAAGCAAAATGAAGAATCAATAGGCAATAGAGTAAAGGTAAAAATAGCTAAAAACAAGGTAGCACCTCCCTTTAAACAGGCTGAATTTGATGTGATGTTTGGCGAGGGCATTAGCAAGGAAGGCGAGATAGTAGATTACGGAGTAAAGCTTGATATAATCGATAAGAGCGGAGCTTGGTTTTCTTACAAGGCTAAAAAACTAGGACAGGGTAGAGAAAATGCTAAGGCTTTCTTAAAAGAAAATAAAGATATAGCAGATGAGATAGTAGCTGCCATAAAAAATTCAATAGGCATAGAAGGTGCTTTAAGCACTGATGAAAACGATAATGAGGAGGAGTAA
- a CDS encoding DUF2393 family protein: protein MLELKQSLLFYIKNLYTIDFVFALLVLFIFVSLLLPAVIFHQRPIIAFLFIFFDIVFCCVFAYFGYKLIDDRVRTRTVELVDENFYGGSNFVIDVNIKNQSKYNFSHCKIIAKIYNTNSDANLSTLEKYKQSYIPIRLKSKSIEKPLAKNEAQSHRIKFDNFNKDMNYSIKLESECF from the coding sequence ATGCTTGAGCTAAAACAAAGTTTGCTATTTTATATAAAGAATTTATATACTATAGACTTTGTTTTTGCTCTTTTGGTTCTTTTTATTTTTGTATCCTTGCTATTGCCTGCTGTAATCTTTCATCAAAGACCGATAATTGCTTTTTTATTTATCTTTTTTGACATAGTTTTTTGCTGTGTTTTTGCTTATTTTGGCTATAAGCTTATAGATGATAGGGTGAGAACTAGGACTGTTGAACTTGTGGATGAGAATTTTTACGGAGGCTCAAATTTTGTAATCGATGTTAATATAAAAAATCAGTCCAAATACAATTTCTCTCACTGCAAAATTATAGCAAAGATTTATAATACAAATTCGGACGCAAATTTAAGCACGCTAGAAAAATACAAGCAAAGTTATATTCCTATTAGACTAAAAAGCAAAAGCATAGAAAAGCCCCTGGCTAAAAACGAGGCTCAAAGTCATAGGATAAAATTTGATAATTTTAATAAAGATATGAATTATAGTATCAAACTAGAAAGCGAATGCTTTTAA
- a CDS encoding UDP-N-acetylmuramate dehydrogenase → MIIDFKKYSSVKIGKEFEVELIDEIKEFDGFIVGGANNLLVSNEPKKLGLLSPNFDFINILEQNKNYMLLDIGCATKSSKIYSFAKKHNLKGFEFLCKIPGTLGGLIKMNAGLKDEVISKNLLSIKSFQKEKQKEELDFAYRYCGEKELIFSAKFKLEYGFDRQKDELLRAMRDNQPSGASFGSVFKNPPNDYAGRLIEAVGLKGFAKNDAMFSQKHANFLINKKNASFEDAIFLIEEAEKRVFESFGINLQREVVVI, encoded by the coding sequence ATGATAATAGATTTTAAAAAATACTCCTCCGTAAAAATAGGCAAGGAATTTGAAGTCGAGCTCATAGATGAGATAAAGGAATTTGATGGCTTTATAGTGGGCGGTGCTAACAATCTTTTAGTTTCAAATGAGCCTAAAAAACTTGGACTTTTATCGCCTAACTTTGATTTTATAAACATACTTGAGCAAAATAAAAATTATATGCTTTTAGATATAGGCTGTGCTACAAAATCAAGTAAAATTTATAGCTTTGCAAAGAAACACAATCTAAAAGGCTTTGAGTTTTTATGCAAAATTCCCGGAACCCTTGGCGGGCTTATTAAGATGAATGCTGGTTTAAAAGATGAGGTGATTAGTAAAAATTTGCTTAGCATAAAAAGCTTTCAAAAAGAAAAGCAAAAAGAGGAGCTTGATTTTGCCTATAGATACTGCGGCGAAAAAGAGCTTATATTTTCAGCTAAATTTAAACTTGAGTATGGTTTTGATAGGCAAAAAGATGAGCTTTTAAGAGCTATGAGGGATAATCAACCAAGCGGGGCTTCTTTTGGCTCTGTCTTTAAAAATCCGCCCAATGACTACGCAGGACGGCTCATAGAAGCAGTGGGCTTAAAGGGCTTTGCAAAAAATGACGCGATGTTTAGTCAAAAGCATGCAAATTTTTTGATAAATAAAAAAAATGCCAGCTTTGAAGATGCTATCTTTTTGATAGAAGAAGCTGAAAAAAGAGTTTTTGAAAGCTTTGGCATAAATTTGCAAAGAGAGGTTGTGGTAATTTAA
- a CDS encoding AMIN domain-containing protein: MRKISALFFFTLLLSYANDNPFIAPKEIQKAELKNFEKEDFKFSSDARILKSVKITYISFDGSEKTMDLNINQSIDWHDNFSIIKNKTQNPNSTPIMDVSVTIPEQKTGEINSSLNIQSPNENGKIEDFLSFATYDRSIKLVSVDEIVGDFALGNPSKIVIDFKRKVAFNTKNISLKKAPFKRISIGSHGTYYRLVIYLDGKYNYNIEKNSDGYTISLI, translated from the coding sequence ATGAGAAAAATTAGTGCATTGTTTTTTTTTACACTCCTTTTATCCTACGCAAATGATAATCCTTTCATCGCGCCAAAGGAGATACAAAAGGCTGAACTTAAGAACTTTGAAAAAGAGGATTTTAAATTTAGCTCAGACGCAAGAATTTTAAAAAGTGTAAAAATCACCTACATCAGCTTTGATGGTAGTGAAAAGACTATGGATTTAAATATCAATCAAAGCATTGATTGGCACGATAATTTTTCTATCATAAAAAATAAAACCCAAAATCCAAATTCAACGCCTATTATGGATGTTTCAGTAACCATACCAGAGCAAAAAACAGGCGAGATAAATTCATCTTTAAATATACAGTCTCCAAATGAAAATGGCAAGATAGAGGATTTTCTAAGCTTTGCAACATACGATAGAAGTATAAAACTTGTAAGCGTTGATGAGATAGTTGGGGATTTTGCACTTGGAAATCCTAGCAAGATAGTCATAGACTTTAAAAGAAAGGTAGCTTTTAACACGAAAAATATAAGTCTAAAAAAAGCACCTTTTAAAAGGATTAGTATAGGCTCTCACGGCACTTACTACAGGCTTGTTATCTATCTTGATGGCAAGTATAATTACAATATAGAAAAAAATTCCGATGGATACACCATATCGCTGATTTAA
- the fliQ gene encoding flagellar biosynthesis protein FliQ, which translates to MESALVAIGVQTFKITLMLSLPMLLAGLIAGLIISIFQATTQINEMTLSFVPKILLVVVVLIFLMPWMMNVMIDFTTSILNQIPSFIK; encoded by the coding sequence ATGGAAAGTGCTTTAGTTGCAATTGGCGTTCAAACTTTTAAAATCACTCTTATGCTTTCTTTGCCTATGCTTTTAGCAGGGCTTATTGCCGGACTTATAATAAGCATTTTTCAAGCTACCACACAGATAAATGAAATGACACTTTCTTTCGTGCCTAAAATTTTACTCGTTGTTGTTGTGCTGATTTTTTTAATGCCTTGGATGATGAATGTTATGATAGATTTTACCACTAGCATTTTAAATCAAATTCCAAGCTTTATAAAATGA
- a CDS encoding menaquinone biosynthesis family protein: MRKKVTVAHSPDADDIFMYMAVKFGWLGQDFDFENTALDIQSLNEKALENLYDVSAISFALYPLIADEYALLRTAVSFGEGYGPKLIKKKDKILKKNFKVALSGAHTTNALLFKMRYKEARIVYKNFLDIEKAVLEGEVDAGVLIHESILEFDESLCVEAEIWDIWLDFVKEDLPLPLGGMALRRSLPLSDAIKIEKILTKAVDVAHNNRFILSKMLMQRKMIRVDEQKLDLYLNLYANKNSISMSELQLKAVNKLFELGFKAGFYEKAIDVKDYLIPLEYEEARNS; encoded by the coding sequence ATGAGAAAAAAAGTAACAGTAGCACATTCGCCGGACGCAGATGATATATTTATGTATATGGCTGTTAAATTTGGTTGGCTAGGACAGGACTTTGACTTTGAAAATACAGCCTTAGATATACAAAGTTTAAATGAAAAGGCTTTAGAAAATTTGTATGATGTGAGTGCGATTTCCTTTGCTCTTTATCCTTTAATAGCCGATGAATACGCTCTTTTACGCACGGCAGTATCATTTGGCGAGGGTTATGGACCAAAGCTTATAAAGAAAAAAGATAAGATTTTAAAGAAAAATTTCAAGGTAGCCTTAAGCGGGGCACATACCACAAATGCCTTGCTTTTTAAGATGAGGTATAAGGAGGCTAGGATAGTTTATAAGAATTTTTTAGACATAGAAAAAGCTGTGCTTGAGGGCGAGGTTGATGCGGGTGTTTTGATACACGAAAGTATCTTAGAATTTGATGAGTCTCTTTGTGTTGAGGCTGAAATTTGGGATATATGGCTTGATTTTGTGAAAGAAGATTTACCCTTGCCGCTCGGTGGTATGGCTCTTAGACGCTCCTTACCCTTAAGCGATGCTATAAAGATAGAAAAAATTTTAACAAAGGCTGTTGATGTAGCACATAACAACCGCTTCATACTTTCTAAAATGCTTATGCAAAGAAAGATGATAAGAGTAGATGAGCAAAAGCTTGATCTGTATTTAAACCTTTATGCAAATAAAAATTCTATCTCTATGAGTGAGCTTCAGCTAAAAGCGGTAAATAAGCTTTTTGAGCTAGGTTTTAAGGCTGGATTTTATGAAAAAGCTATAGATGTGAAGGATTATTTGATACCGCTTGAGTATGAAGAGGCTAGGAATTCTTAA
- the eno gene encoding phosphopyruvate hydratase yields MLYIEDVMAYEVLDSRGNPTLKTQVTLSDGSVGKAIVPSGASTGSKEALELRDKDDRFFGKGVLKAISNVNESIAENIIGLDAFNQTQLDESLRELDGTKNYSNLGANATLGVSMANARAVAKSLNIPLYRYLGGANASILPVPMCNIINGGAHANNNVDFQEFMIMPYGFTSFKEALRSVCEIYAVLKGELASLGHSTALGDEGGFAPNLANNTEPLDLLMTCIKKAGYEKQIKLALDVASTELFKDGKYHLENKSLSSDELIDRYVELCAKYPIVSIEDGLAENDYEGWIKLTQKLGDKIQLVGDDLFVTNEEILRDGISKKMANAVLIKPNQIGTITQTMKTVRLAQRNNYKCIMSHRSGESEDDFIADFAVALNTGQIKTGALARGERTAKYNRLLEIELENDEYLGEKL; encoded by the coding sequence ATGCTTTATATAGAGGATGTAATGGCTTATGAAGTGCTTGATAGCAGGGGCAATCCTACACTTAAAACCCAAGTTACACTAAGTGATGGCTCTGTGGGAAAGGCTATAGTTCCAAGCGGAGCTAGCACAGGCTCAAAAGAAGCCTTAGAGCTTAGGGATAAGGATGATAGATTCTTTGGAAAAGGGGTTTTAAAAGCTATATCTAATGTAAATGAAAGCATAGCTGAAAACATCATAGGACTTGACGCCTTTAATCAAACACAACTTGATGAAAGCTTAAGAGAGCTTGATGGCACGAAAAATTACTCAAATTTAGGTGCTAACGCAACTCTTGGCGTGTCTATGGCAAATGCAAGAGCAGTGGCAAAGTCCTTAAACATACCTTTATATCGCTACTTAGGCGGGGCAAATGCTAGTATTTTACCCGTGCCTATGTGTAACATCATAAACGGAGGCGCACACGCAAATAACAATGTAGATTTTCAAGAATTTATGATAATGCCTTATGGTTTTACAAGCTTCAAAGAAGCTTTGCGTTCTGTGTGTGAAATTTATGCTGTCTTAAAAGGCGAGTTAGCCTCCTTAGGACACTCAACTGCCTTGGGTGATGAGGGTGGTTTTGCACCAAATTTAGCAAATAATACAGAGCCTCTTGATTTGCTAATGACTTGTATAAAAAAGGCAGGTTATGAAAAGCAAATAAAACTAGCCCTTGATGTAGCTAGCACGGAGCTTTTTAAGGATGGAAAATATCACTTAGAAAACAAAAGCCTTTCTAGCGATGAGCTTATAGATAGATATGTAGAGCTTTGTGCTAAGTATCCTATAGTAAGCATTGAAGATGGCTTGGCTGAAAATGATTATGAGGGCTGGATAAAACTTACTCAAAAGCTTGGAGATAAAATTCAGCTTGTGGGCGATGATTTATTTGTAACAAATGAGGAAATTTTAAGAGATGGCATAAGCAAAAAAATGGCAAACGCAGTGCTAATAAAACCAAACCAAATAGGCACAATTACTCAAACTATGAAAACCGTGCGTTTAGCTCAAAGAAATAATTACAAATGCATTATGTCTCATAGAAGCGGAGAAAGCGAGGATGATTTTATAGCTGATTTTGCAGTGGCTTTAAACACAGGACAGATAAAAACAGGAGCCCTAGCAAGAGGAGAAAGGACAGCTAAATACAACCGCTTACTTGAAATAGAGCTTGAAAATGATGAGTATTTAGGAGAAAAATTATAA
- the rnc gene encoding ribonuclease III has product MRDLEKKLGYDFKDKELLKQAITHKSQSGAKHNERLEFLGDAVLDLVVAELLFEKFKDVAEGKLSKLRAALVNEKSFAKIANSIKLGTFILMSASEQSNNGRKKPSILSDAFEAIIGAIFLEAGFKRAKEISLALIQKNFPDISLDLCKDYKTELQEHTQATMAQTPEYITLRAFGPDHKKKFEIALELNGKEMARAISGTKKEAQQIAARLTLEKLGLL; this is encoded by the coding sequence ATGAGGGATTTAGAAAAAAAATTAGGATATGACTTTAAGGATAAAGAGCTTTTAAAACAAGCCATAACGCATAAAAGCCAGAGCGGGGCTAAGCATAATGAAAGGCTTGAGTTTTTAGGCGATGCGGTGCTTGATTTGGTAGTGGCGGAGCTTTTGTTTGAGAAATTTAAGGATGTGGCTGAGGGAAAATTATCTAAGCTAAGAGCAGCCCTTGTGAATGAAAAATCCTTTGCTAAGATAGCAAATAGCATAAAGCTAGGCACTTTCATACTTATGTCAGCCTCAGAGCAAAGCAATAACGGACGCAAAAAGCCCTCCATCCTTTCAGATGCCTTTGAGGCCATCATAGGAGCGATATTTTTAGAAGCTGGTTTTAAAAGGGCTAAAGAAATTTCTTTAGCTTTGATACAAAAAAATTTCCCAGATATAAGTCTTGATTTGTGCAAAGATTATAAAACTGAACTTCAAGAACACACCCAAGCTACTATGGCTCAAACGCCAGAGTATATAACCTTAAGAGCCTTTGGGCCTGACCATAAAAAGAAATTTGAAATAGCACTTGAGCTTAACGGAAAAGAGATGGCAAGAGCCATTTCAGGTACGAAAAAAGAAGCCCAGCAAATAGCTGCAAGGCTTACACTTGAGAAGTTAGGATTATTATGA
- the ilvE gene encoding branched-chain-amino-acid transaminase yields the protein MSIKADKIWLDGELINFEDAKLHFLTHSLHYGNAVFEGTRAYKTDKGLAIFRLKEHTKRLLESAKICLLKSPYTQDELEKAQIELLRANNFKANTYIRPLIFLGDGIMGLYHAKAKVRVGIAAWEWGAYLGEEGLEKGIRVKISSFARNSVKSSMGKAKSSANYLNSQMAKYEAIEAGYEEALMLDEEGFIAEGTGECFFIVKNGCLITPPNDFSLKSITQDMVLKLAKDLSIPVLRQRISRDEVYTADEAFFTGTAAELTPINEVDARIIGNGKRGDITHSLQNAFFDVVYGKNDKYKDMLTYI from the coding sequence ATGAGTATTAAAGCAGATAAAATTTGGCTTGATGGAGAGCTTATAAATTTTGAAGATGCTAAGTTACACTTTTTAACGCATTCTTTGCATTATGGAAATGCCGTTTTTGAGGGAACAAGAGCTTATAAGACTGATAAGGGTTTGGCTATTTTTAGACTAAAAGAGCACACAAAAAGATTGCTTGAATCAGCTAAAATTTGCCTACTTAAAAGCCCTTACACACAAGATGAGCTAGAAAAGGCACAAATCGAGCTTTTAAGGGCTAATAACTTTAAGGCAAACACCTACATAAGACCGCTGATATTTTTAGGCGATGGTATAATGGGACTTTATCACGCAAAAGCTAAGGTAAGGGTTGGTATAGCGGCTTGGGAATGGGGTGCTTATCTTGGAGAAGAAGGACTTGAAAAAGGCATAAGGGTTAAAATTTCATCCTTTGCTAGAAATAGCGTAAAATCCTCTATGGGCAAGGCAAAATCAAGTGCAAACTACCTAAATTCACAAATGGCAAAATACGAAGCCATAGAAGCAGGTTATGAAGAAGCTTTAATGCTAGATGAGGAGGGCTTTATAGCTGAGGGCACAGGAGAATGCTTTTTTATAGTTAAAAATGGCTGCTTAATTACCCCTCCAAATGATTTTTCACTAAAGAGCATAACACAGGATATGGTATTAAAACTAGCAAAAGACTTAAGCATACCTGTGCTAAGACAAAGGATAAGCAGAGACGAGGTATATACTGCTGATGAGGCCTTTTTCACAGGCACAGCAGCAGAACTTACTCCCATAAACGAGGTAGATGCAAGGATAATAGGCAATGGCAAAAGAGGAGACATAACTCATAGTTTGCAAAATGCCTTTTTTGATGTGGTTTATGGGAAAAATGACAAATATAAAGATATGCTAACTTACATTTAA
- the aroC gene encoding chorismate synthase — MNSFGTRFKFTSFGESHGKALGCVIDGMPSGVKFDYDFLQAELDKRRPGQNKFSTQRKESDKAEILSGVFEGFTTGTPIAIVVFNENQHSKDYDNIKDIFRPSHADFTYFHKYGIRDYRGGGRASARESVARVAAGAVAAMLLREFNIEVESGILGVGSLQSTLKNEDLDFDFAKDSEIFCLDKGLEEGLKAEILEARNAKDSVGGVVFSRVLNAFIGLGEPLYDKLDSKIAHALMGINAVKAVEIGSGVSLSKMRASVANDCLNQKGFLSNHSGGILGGISNAANIEIKTHFKPTPSIFLEQDSINTKNEPVKCLIKGRHDPCVAVRGSVLCTAMLRLVMADCLLLNLSSNLSMIKKAYKLS, encoded by the coding sequence ATGAATAGCTTTGGCACTAGATTTAAATTTACAAGTTTTGGAGAAAGTCACGGCAAGGCACTTGGTTGCGTGATAGATGGTATGCCTAGCGGAGTGAAATTTGATTATGACTTTTTACAAGCTGAGCTTGATAAAAGAAGGCCGGGGCAGAATAAATTTAGCACCCAAAGAAAGGAAAGCGATAAGGCTGAAATTTTAAGCGGAGTTTTTGAAGGTTTCACCACAGGAACTCCCATAGCCATAGTGGTTTTTAATGAAAATCAGCACTCAAAAGACTATGATAATATCAAGGATATTTTTCGTCCCTCGCACGCTGATTTTACTTATTTTCACAAATACGGCATAAGAGATTACAGAGGCGGGGGCAGGGCAAGTGCTAGAGAAAGCGTAGCAAGGGTAGCTGCAGGGGCTGTGGCCGCTATGCTTTTAAGGGAATTTAACATAGAGGTTGAAAGTGGAATTTTAGGAGTGGGTAGTTTGCAAAGCACTCTTAAAAATGAGGATTTAGACTTTGACTTTGCTAAAGATAGTGAAATTTTTTGTCTTGATAAAGGCTTAGAAGAGGGGCTAAAGGCTGAAATTTTAGAGGCTAGAAATGCTAAAGATAGCGTTGGTGGAGTGGTTTTTTCTAGGGTTTTAAATGCTTTTATAGGACTTGGAGAGCCACTTTATGACAAGCTAGATAGCAAAATAGCCCACGCTTTAATGGGAATAAATGCTGTAAAGGCTGTAGAGATAGGAAGCGGGGTAAGTCTTAGCAAGATGAGAGCAAGTGTGGCAAATGATTGCCTAAATCAAAAGGGCTTTTTAAGCAATCATTCAGGAGGTATCTTAGGAGGCATTAGCAATGCAGCTAATATAGAGATAAAAACTCATTTTAAGCCCACGCCTTCGATATTTTTAGAACAAGATAGTATAAATACAAAAAATGAGCCTGTAAAATGCCTCATAAAAGGCAGACACGATCCTTGCGTAGCCGTAAGAGGCTCTGTGCTTTGTACTGCTATGTTAAGGCTTGTTATGGCTGATTGCTTGCTTTTAAATTTGAGCTCAAATTTAAGCATGATAAAAAAGGCTTATAAGCTATCTTAA